GATACTTcaatctatcggtataggttccgTAGACTGGTTTaaatcctaccttagcaacaggaaacaaattgtcgAAATCAACAAAACAGGATCAGAACCCCTgtcgatagcatgtggagttctccaaggtagtattctgggtcccttgcTATTCCTATGTTATACAAAGGACATGCCTATCAGCGTCAAGTGCAAACTCcgactgtatgcagatgacagtgctctgttagtgtcaggtaaagacccacaagatatagctaatgtattaacactggaactggagtcctgcagcaaatagttagtagacaacaaactatcgctACACCTCGGGAAAGCGGAAGCTATACTCTTTggtacgaaacataaactgagaagggtaaataattttaatgtccagtgtaatggggagcccataaTTTcaatttcctcagtaaaatatctatgaatcccctttgacccatgcatgtcaggagaattgatagggaacagtgtagtaaagaaagcgaatgccagactgaagttcctgtatagacaagcacagtgtctacctactgaggtatagtgtctacctactgaggcacagtgtctacctactgaggctcgcaggatcctatgtctagcccttatacaatgccatatggattacgcttgctcttcatggtactctgccttgacaaaaaaagtgaaagatagactgcaaatcacccagaacaaaatggtaagattcattctggacctggatcctggacctgggtcctggAACTgggtcctggacctgggtccaagagaacatgtaggccaggatgaattacagcagttggatatgctgaatgttgaagacagagtaaaacaactgaagttaaatcatgtttataaaattgctcacgaacagtgtccagaatatcttgctgtcaatattgTCAAGGTCGGGAACCAAAACAATCATAGTacgagggggagagagcacaactttataGTAGCCACAGTAAgtagccaggcttcaaacaccttttattgtacagcaataaaggaatggaacagactactcgcacatgtcaaagccagtcataacatgaaccagttcaagaagagaaccAAAAGGTAcgtaatgaatgtagctacagaaagggaggagaataatttttttattttttttagctaacacacatgtaaatgtaaataactaATTTTACTTTATGCCtaatatatctcctttatagtataattataaggtattaaaaggaccccagtggaaataagtcactttgtctgattttttgggttatcccaggttctctacacataagtaacaaaaaaggcacaataccgtgactggaacgatacacaaataacccgcacatagaagagaggagcttatgacgacgtttcggtccgacttggaccatttacaaagtcacaaagtgtaactttgtaaatggtccaagtcggaccgaaacgtcgtcgtaagctcctttcttctatgtgcgggttatttgtgtttcttAACACATATGCTaaaatgtatgataatctatgtaactgtatttatgtatacctgaataaacttacttactagtaGGGATCagcgatgaggcggggccagcagctgtaactcgacccgtgcaaccacaaacaggtgagtacaaatagatgagtatacCATACTCGCCCTTATGGCTGTTGGTACAGAATATACATGTCCAGCTGGACCTTTCAGATGCTTGGCTGCTCTTTAGTACAGACATGTGGCTGTTCACTGTTACTATCTCAGTCAACTACATGACATATCAATCAGTATTTTCGTAAACCCCTAAAAATCAGGGATGGACGGGGGTTGGGGGTTGAACCTAAGGCAGGTGTgtgctaaaactcacaggccagtgcgttaaccagtTTGCATTGGGTCAGGATATATGACCCATGAaggtgtcccgtggcttggtaggcaacgctcttgcTTCAAACTCTGAGTGTCagtggtttgattcccggcgattACTGGGAAtgattgaagtcccttgatttgtattccctggaatgcaggcgagagagatacatgataatatccacttggaaaatcctagagggcttagtaccaaatttgcacatgaaaatcattccctatgaaagcaaaagactctcaAGAGATGTAATATTCCGTCAATGAAAATcagaggcgccacgagtacactgagagacaacacagtaagtgtcagggacccaagactgttgaactacctcccagcatacataagggggattaccaatagacccctgactgtcttcaagaaggcactggacaggcacctaaagtcagtccctgaccagccgagctgtggttcatatgtcgcTTTACGTGCGGctatcagtaacagcctgattgataaggccctgatccaccacgaggcctggtctcagaccgagccgcgggggcgttgacccccgaaatcctctccaggtaaacaccacgtaagggtggaaacattgagtGTGCTATCTTAcagctgttgtccctgttcacctagcagtaagtaggtacctaggtgttagttaccctacacctgttgtgcctgttcacctagcagcaagtaggtacctggatgttagtggactggtgtgggtggcatcctgggggacaagattgaggacaacaatggaaataagacagacagtccctcgatgacgcactgactttcttaacTTATCCTGGATGTTTAATAAAAATAGTATCTTATCTTAAGGACACGCATAAAAAACCATTATTATCAGTGTTTAGAATGCCTTATCCTCTGTTTTAACAGCCCAAATCTAATacacaaatttatttatttatttatttatttagaaatttagcatacaaacagaggtacaaaaaatacaggtaagagcagcatgccaaagccacttatatgcatagcattacgggctggcttaaagttaacttaagattaactaagcaatgatgaaatcagtgataaaacattattgtaaacagataactataaaatacaaatgagtattacaaagacaggtcatatggttgcatgcattgctgtacattcagtagaatggagtattctgttaggtagtgtatttaaaaaaataacaaagttaggtttaacatttatgtgatataattgtgagaaacatttaagatatacaatttataaggttcagttattcaggatttatttggttttgagtgagtaagtgatctttgagaagagacttgaatttataaacaggtagtgtttcttttatatttacaggtaatgaattccagattttagggccttttatgtgcattgagattttgcatagcgtgagatggacacgaggaacatcaaagagtgatctgtgccttgtgttgtggtcatgtgttctgttgaggttggcaaggagatgtttgaggggagggttaatatcagagttaagtgttctatgtatgtaataggtgcagtaataagtatggatgttttgtatggtgagtaggttgagtgttttgaatattggtggagtgtgctgcctatagtgagaatttgttatcattctaactgcagccttttgttgggtaattagtggtctgagatggttacttgttgttgagccccatgcacaaattccataggtgagataggggtaaataagagagtgatatagggccaggagggctgactgtggaacatagtaccgtatcttcgatagtatgcctacagtcttggaaattttcttagaaatttgttgtatatgtgtatgaaatttgagtctattatcaaggtggattcctaagaattttccctctgttagctttgtgataggtgatccgtttatcattatgttaagaggtacatctgtagctctgttaccaaactgaatgaagtaggttttgtcaatgtttagtgtaagtttgttagtcctcatccaggtagatattttctgtaattcggtatttacagtattggctagcgtgactgggctcgggtgagagaagacgtatgtggtgtcaaaTAATCCACACGTTTCGGTCCTCTTCTCGCGCGTCTGTATCTTGTTAATTATCCAAGACCGAGATGTCGTCTCTTATGGGCGTAttatttctgtattgttccaTTCTTTGTATTGTGACGTTTTTCTTCAACTCAGCTCTGGTAAAACACCTGAGAGTTTGAAGCTGAAAAAAACACGTAAAAACAGCGATTTCATACCTTATTTCGACTAAATAAAACATCCACTTGCTGCCTGTGTGTTCTTACGGTATTCCTGTACAACATTCTTTTACAAATTGTACACAAGACAGAATCcaaatcagtgtacagtgttataagtCTTTACAGTAAAATCAAATGTAAAATGGCATTGAAAGTACATACTGGGGAGAAATTACATCAGTGTTCAAAGTGTctgaagactcacgaaatcgtaatgacacgattgcaaacaaaccataccacggacggggtttGAACTCGCAGTcagagagtcatgaaactccaggttctatccccgcatgtggtatggtttgtctgaaAGGCATTTTAGAGAAATCGTATCTAATCTCGTATACAAATCATATTTCCCAGTTGTCAATAGAGGATGATATTATGCAACATCAATTTTCAATTATCTCCAGATTTTATTCTCGATTCACACACTACGCAATGGATAAATAAAATTTCGGTCGAATCTGTTTATGTCACAGTTTGGATTATTTGCTAGGAAATTCGTAGGATGTCGTAATATTGTAGGATCGAGGATAAGACAAGAGATCTAAGAGTGTGGATTATTTTCATTGTGGTTCTTAGATCCTATCCCAAGATGGTACAAACAACGGTTGTCTAACCCATAGTTTCTATTTACTACTAGAGGAACAGGAGcagtaggtgttaggagacttgctAGTGGGTGTTTTACCTTCTAGGATTAGACCCGGGTCCTTTTTCTTGTGATTGTAGCCGGTGAGGGATCACTTAGGGAAAGCCATAGGATCGAGAGGGAAGGCTGTAGACTGGTGGCTGGTAGGAGGGGACAGACAAGTTGCTAGGGCGGTTTCTTCTGTATTTACCAACTTCGCCGGATTCTTCTACTTCGGAGACCGGAGGCAAGTACACAGCCTCCTCACTAGACTCCTCAGCTTCTGGTCTTACGTATGATAGTCTTGGAGGGGAGTGTATAGGTCTAGGGGAAGTGTATATTGGTCTtggagtgaaggatggtctggCTGGTGTGTATATGGTCTCTCCTGATTCTTCGGGTTCTAGTGGAGTATAACGAGGTCTGGGCGTGGTATACACTGGTCTTGGGGTGTAAAATGGTCTTGGTGTTGTGAAGACTGGTCTTGGGATGAAGGATGGTCTGGCTGGTATATACTCTGGGGCCTCGTTCGACTCATCCGAGTCAGGGGCGCGGTACAAAGGTCTTGGAGGGACGTATGACCTGACTTCGTGTGACTCTGGATAGCGAGCCTCTCCCTGGTAAGTCACCTCAGCCACGTAGCCTGAGTCACCGTCCACGTAGTAAGTCACAGTCTGTAGACGACCATCGGGGAGGTGCACGCTGTACGATCCCTTGGTGTCGTCGCCGTTGCGGCTCTCCTGGTGGCCGAAGTCGTTATCTAAGTCGTCTCTCACAGCGTAGCCGAAGTCGTACTTGACCTCTCTGGACCGAGGTGAATACTCAACTGAATCCTAAAAGAATACAATCCTGTTACCTATTTCACATCTTCATGGTTAACGAGCTAACTACTCATTCAGAGGAAGGTTAATGAAGACTCGATCCTCTGTCTACTAGCATCTAGACATTCACTATATATGTTCTCACTGATTTTTAAGACAAATTTTACTAAAGCACTCCAGGAAATGATCACAAAATGTCATAGAATTGTAATGACTAAtccattctccccccccccccaaatatTAAAATACGTAGAAAAATGGGGTTTTCGGATCAAGAATTACGTGATGGGTAATAAGAGTTACCTGAGTGGCAAAGAGAGAGTTACCTGATGGGCAAAGTGAGCTACCTGGTGTGCAAAGCGAGTTACCTGATGGGCGATGAGAGTTATCTGATGGGCAAAGAGTGTTACCTGAGTGGCAGAGAGAGTTGCCTGATGGTCAAAGAGAGTTACCTGACGAGCAAAGAGAGTTACCTGAtgggcaaagagagagagacagatacctTATGGGCAAAGAGAGTTACCTGATGGGCAAAGAGAGTTACCTGATTGGCAAAAAGAGTTACCTGATGGGCAAAGAGAGTTACCTGATGGGCTCTGATGGTCAAAGAGAGAATTACCTGAGGGGCAGCATAGTCGTACAGGGGTCGTGTGTCTCcagccacgaccaccaccaccacacacaacactaccacaagctgAAGGTGGAAAATTTATCATTATTAAGATTaaaaggcttttgatccaaggaattatacCTGCCTCCCTGTACCTGGAATTAACCCTGATTACCCCCCATCCCCCAGGTACAGTCTAACCCCTACGGATTTAAAGCTTTTCCAGCAATGAAACGAAAATAATACATCATCCTGGCAGTCTAAATAATACAGAGATATTTGACGAAGGCAGCAACAGCCTAATTGACCAGGGAATCAATGGGTAAATCTACACCTCCAGGTTTCTCTGGAGAAATGATCTCACCGTGACTGCCATTACGGTCTCTCAGAGATATGTAAGTCTGAGAGACTTCGTCAGTTCTTATATACATCACACTGCCTCGCCCAAGTCACGAATTTTTTTTTTGCACCTCGAGCCCAAAACAATTATTGTATAAGTTTTACTCACGAGACTTGAATAAACACACACTGTGGGGGATTTAAATTTCTTCCGTATCTTCTGATTTATTTTCCCATACATATCTGCTCGTGATTTATACGTGAAACCATCttgtatatacacaaatactAGCTTCTAAAATACACACtaatctgtaataataataataataataataataataataataataataataataataataataataataataatgatactactactactactactactactactactactactactactactactactactactactactactactactaataataataataataataataataataataataatataataataccattatttctaccagtacatgtacaaggtatacagaccatagttgacatcagtgacatactactatatagaaagccgcttgttatgttaaGCAATTCACccagattaggtcagttttgtcccaggatgcgacccacacttgtccactaacacccaggtacctattttactgatgggtgaacatagacaaccggtgcatATGCACTTGTATCTGTATTTTTCCCCAagaacagagatatacacctggagatgtatatctctcgatCTACGAGTTAATGTATACATAgagaggtgtatctctcagtgtatatacactgaagagtGAATATCTGCTTGTGTAAATACACTGCAAGGTGTGTTTCTCCCAGTATAAATATACTAGCagctttatatacactgagaggtatattttctcacagtgtatatacaatgagagtgaTTCTTGTATCCCTGTTTGCTAGTACAATTTGTAATTGCAATCTTAGTGACAACGGTGCAGTAGATTGGTTTTAAACCTGACAATTTAACAAGACTAACATCTAACAAGCTTTCAATCACTGATTGaacttaaataaaaatatatagaatATTTGGTGACCAACATTGAGTATATGGGCGGGTCTGAGGTCAGTCGTAGGTAGGCGTGACAAGGTCACGGTGTGCGTGAGTTAGGCCATTCGTGGGTGGGGCTCAGGTCAGTTTTGAGTGTGGATTAGGTGACTATGGGGTAGTAATTAGGTAGTACATGTGCGGGAGAGTCACCTTGAGACTAAAGAAATGGTTTCTTGCATCCCTGAGGCTCATCTGTATGACTGGAAGAACGTTTCGAACCGGCTTGGACAATTTACAACACACTCATCAGTGATTTTGACCACTCTGAGGCTAAAGAAATATTCCATGACTTGCTTAAGTTTTTGAGGCTTAAAGaaaacttcctgacatccctggtTTTTTTTTCAACCACCCTGAGGGTTGAAGAAATATATCCTGACATCTGTGTCTTCGAGTTCCACCTGTGTCACCCTTATCCTTGTTGTCTTAACTTAAACAGCTTGTCCCTATCAGCCCTTAGAAAGATGCAGTCAATATCCCCTTGTCCTTTTCTCTGCCAAGGTCGTCTGGGTCAGTGCCTTCATCCTCTCCTTACATTACAGTCCTCTCAAAGGTTGCAAACCTTTGAGAGGAATGCAATGTAAGGATCTCTTCACGTCTGTTTacgtgtttgaccaagtgtgggctccatactggagCTGCGCACTCAgtaattgtgatgaatggtttgaaaaaccgacaagttgaagattgaacattaaaatggtataaaataccgacaggttgttaggtaagacacatatgcaacagttaggtatctttatttcgaaacgtttcgcctacacagtaggcttcttcagtcgagtacagaaaagttgatagaagcagaagagacttgaagacgatgtaatcagtccatcacccttaaagttttgaggtggttagtccctcagtctggagaagagcattgttccatagttccattgttccattgtttcatactatggaacaatgctcttctccagactgagggactgaccacctcaaaactttatgggtgatggactgattacatcgtcttcaagtatcttctgcttctatcaacttttctgtactcgactgaagaagcctactgtgtaggcgaaacgtttcgaaataaagatacctaactgttacatatgtgtcttacctaacaagttgaagattgagacacttatgcaacatatgggaatctttattcaggaaacgtttcgccacactgatggactgatgaagccactgtgtggtgaaacgtttcctgaataaagattcccatatgttgcataagtgtctcaatcttcaactcagTCGTACACAAGGCTTTGAAAGATTCTTAACTCGAGTTCCTGAATACAATTCTGAGGTTTGTTAATCTTGCAAATGTAACTGACGTTAAatggtttatttttatttttaactttACATACTTGGTGTTGAATTCAACCCCAGTGGGGGGGCCTACATTTTTTtggggggccctgaagcttgaaactTTGTTGGGGGCCCCTCACAACCAGCAACAGCTAGGCCTATATCATACGTTAATAACCTTCTCATTTTCATTTTAACTACTGTTTTTTGCTAAATTACAttatattattaacattattattttttaaagaaCCAATCTCAAACAGTGGACTCAAAATTTTTAATCAATAtggactaaagtggcttctggggcccctctggGATTAGGGGCCCTCTATATTAACCTTCATTTGTTTCATAATATATCCTGAGTCCCCATCTGATATTTACAGCATTTCTTCACCCATGTTGTACTCTGTGTTGAGTTTTTAATTTTAGTGAACCTCGGTTTAACTTCATCTGGGTCAGAATGTTGAGGCTTCCAGGGAATTTCTTATTTTCCTGTCATgtttgtattcttctcattatttttacatcacCAGCGACACACAAGACTTGATCTCTTCTGGCAGGTCACTggaacatacacaaataaccagcacatagaagagagacgAACTTTGGCGACATTTCGGTCGATTTGGAAAGAAATGCTCATGCATGCTAGCGGCTTTCCTTGTACTTGATCGTCATAAacgtcttctatgtgcgggttatttgtataatgtgcctttttgtTGTTTACTGAGGTatattagtagcagtagcggtGTGGGTGCGTCTGACAagcactctctctcctccccagcatCCCCTAATGGAGTTAAGATCGTCTCTCAGAGGCAGCTCAGCATCCAG
Above is a genomic segment from Cherax quadricarinatus isolate ZL_2023a chromosome 81, ASM3850222v1, whole genome shotgun sequence containing:
- the LOC128699855 gene encoding cuticle protein 8-like, whose product is MAVTLVVVLCVVVVVVAGDTRPLYDYAAPQDSVEYSPRSREVKYDFGYAVRDDLDNDFGHQESRNGDDTKGSYSVHLPDGRLQTVTYYVDGDSGYVAEVTYQGEARYPESHEVRSYVPPRPLYRAPDSDESNEAPEYIPARPSFIPRPVFTTPRPFYTPRPVYTTPRPRYTPLEPEESGETIYTPARPSFTPRPIYTSPRPIHSPPRLSYVRPEAEESSEEAVYLPPVSEVEESGEVGKYRRNRPSNLSVPSYQPPVYSLPSRSYGFP